Proteins encoded by one window of Venturia canescens isolate UGA chromosome 2, ASM1945775v1, whole genome shotgun sequence:
- the Rab3-GEF gene encoding MAP kinase-activating death domain protein isoform X12, with amino-acid sequence MDIQKKFLCPRLMDYLAIVGARPSPGSRQPVQVPELLRRYPVEDHKDFPMPLDMVYFCQPEGCSSVGPKRTALREATSFTFTLTDKDSGKTRYGICVNFYRPIERASNSGSGGVWVRRERNDPKLRKESWRKSMEKSSDSAFSSDYRSSVIGPSDSEKDCPSRRDSDTPVTSRAPRLGITAPSGDSESGGSHSPSPRASRRRQRIRNHSLTSLCIISHHPFLTRFRECLFALKRIIDACNENSSPQKVGASRQTSRDTVWSVLTGQAFDAAPSIVLHDVREIETWILRLLSAPVPVPEKTRVEVDILSPQLQPLCFALPDHTRFSLVDFPLHLPLELLGVDMCLKVLTLILLEHKIVLQSRDYNALSMSVMAFVTMIYPLEYMFPAIPLLPTCMSCAEQLLLAPTPFVIGIPASFLMYKKKFRMPDDIWLVDLDSNKITPPTGLNDNLPPLPEPEGSILKNHLRQAMQLMDQTGSGAMSSAGTPQPRQTPIRNTSPQPPSLQSPTRRESSSSHHSTLSVTSTKHRPSMDLGSYNQHSPLSSPGQSTVSSPRRASRASLSHSPQKPLAQGSLPFNPFIYGNDVDSVDVATRVAMVRFFNSQNLLANFTEHTRTLRLYPRPVVAFQINSFLHSRPGRANPFLEEFARTQAVEFLAEWCLTPSNVAFLRVQTGVFDPAQIGDKCRWFANTLEPICFSVWDPSSSLANALKSAEEMENQPTDESGSDSEGADSTSSSYSSLSDFVSEMVSSDLSPSYNCPQATLPQPMSLSVDPKNVYHPPNSLQYPGTIEDPSNRPESPASTSSSHSDLSSPSFNRDSELELNPKLQESLPATKGDNVPLIGTTGLQRQPSVGNVLARTSSFGSAVGPLLPRQSSAGSDSSASSRAGTPSNAQRQRSPSGGSPLQHQNSGGATGNGVLRQGSQGSLFEQIASQAKDLVRETTRQSSQDGLLAHMDKLKHQAKEKINEAGEDSLFAPLEQLTQQTKKAVDGATKSVQEASKSALEASKTAAGVSKNTFDDLTYVGKSTFGDLTKSAKEVAAKKGLLKGLGKSQQSPPHTPGSPGMMPRKDSNSNQLVASDPRSGRRDMGRDFFSNVSSDLNGIAAQTSSMFSDLFGNKNSSNRNASPHPQSQKTKEKSQPFGPFRRGKTGLMEKSSLIKHSPSKSNQEELQRMQNAERSNTNSDNQAFLTDVVNQALAGEGIGWFKINRMKDLMKDESYRDFVVTKLNKGLNRKISPDDHIDDVCITRPMYKEMLKCLQAVANGLANSYRSDGLGGMASVFQLMEIAHTHYWSKNLAEGTFESPCLYQESPTESRDNSKSPQSPGHPEFSDSSHKSSSYSHDSPKIRLEAPRSQQHSGPDSGQSTTEMFFDMFTKKGKLLSKLTSFDSDGQKSAGAASNETLSSETSSAMGQGVFRHAHQASIRSAVSDSEVDQSNLLREKQRTGSVWSSKSSLTTGFGYHGRGLVPSTTTPSPDAARTYLFEGLLGKDRIGLWDQMQFWEDAFLDAVSQERDMIGMDQGPGEMMERYKSLSDSERRRLEHDEDRLLCTLLHNLTAILVMLNVEKNELKRKVRRLLGKSHIGLIYSQELNQLLDQIDNLHGNDIDLKPLTSRQMHRQSFTVHSGTDADGDLRFMEVRHDGLVLRSVNGVIVERWWYERLVNMTCSPKNKVLCLSRRNGEQLEFHNYYTKKCKDLYYCIRDAIEKAAARGHANLGVELGDEFPVQDMRTGEGGLLQVCIEGVGLLFANSKDFEFFVRLDHISKCFTQNGGIFVLEEFNPKTRQVIQRKYKSPMAREIWYAVTCVFSYLSTGMKQRKLAQSKALPQPASTGSGTAEQKQQQQQQQQQHHQLQQQQSNPQGHRTMPVDPFQSHQH; translated from the exons ATGGATATACAGAAGAAATTTTTGTGCCCCCGCTTAATGGACTATTTGGCCATTGTGGGGGCGAGACCTTCGCCAGGATCTCGTCAGCCTGTGCAG GTTCCAGAACTGTTGCGCAGGTATCCTGTGGAGGATCACAAAGATTTTCCTATGCCCTTGGACATGGTTTACTTCTGCCAGCCCGAGGGTTGCAGTAGCGTCGGTCCAAAGCGTACTGCTTTAAGGGAGGCAACCTCTTTCACCTTCACCCTGACCGATAAAGATTCAG GAAAAACTCGATATGGAATTtgcgttaatttttatcgaccgATCGAACGGGCAAGCAATTCCGGTAGTGGAGGAGTTTGGGTCCGGAGGGAAAGGAATGATCCCAAGCTCCGAAAAGAGAGTTGGCGAAAAAGCATGGAGAAAAGCTCGGACTCGGCATTCTCAag CGATTATAGGAGCAGTGTGATCGGACCAAGCGACTCGGAAAAAGACTGTCCCAGTAGAAGAGACTCGGATACCCCGGTGACCTCACGAGCCCCTAGATTAGGAATCACTGCCCCCAGCGGAGATAGCGAAAGTGGCGGAAGTCATTCGCCTTCGCCTCGAGCATCCCGACGAAGACAG CGGATACGTAACCACTCGTTGACGTCGCTCTGCATCATTTCCCATCATCCATTTTTAACGAGATTTCGCGAATGCCTATTCGCTCTGAAACGAATAATCGACGcctgcaacgaaaattcatcCCCTCAAAAAGTTGGTGCGTCCAGACAAACAAGCAG AGACACTGTTTGGAGCGTGCTGACTGGTCAAGCTTTTGACGCAGCACCATCAATCGTGCTTCACGACGTTAGAGAAATCGAGACCTGGATTTTGAGATTACTTAGCGCTCCGGTTCCGGTTCCCGAAAAAACCAGGGTCGAAGTTGACATTTTGTCACCACAATTGCAACCGCTGTGCTTCGCCCTGCCCGATCACACGCGATTTTCCCTCGTCGATTTTCCACTCCATTTGCCACTTGAACTTTTGGGCGTCGACATGTGTCTCAAAGTTCTTACTCTCATTCTCCTTGAACACAag ATTGTTTTACAATCCCGAGATTACAACGCTTTATCGATGTCTGTGATGGCCTTCGTCACGATGATATATCCCCTCGAATACATGTTCCCCGCAATTCCATTGCTCCCAACATGCATGAGTTGCGCGGAACAGTTGTTACTCGCACCCACACCATTCGTCATTGGAATACCAGCCTCGTTcctgatgtacaaaaaaaaatttaggatGCCCGACGATATATGGCTCGTCGATCTCGATAGCAATAAAATTACTCCACCGACTGGGCTCAACGATAATTTGCCCCCCTTACCTGAACCTGAAGGATCGATACTCAAAAATCACCTCAGACAG GCTATGCAGCTGATGGATCAGACGGGCTCTGGT gCAATGTCGAGCGCGGGAACACCACAGCCTCGCCAAACTCCCATAAGGAATACGTCGCCTCAGCCTCCGTCGCTTCAATCTCCCACGCGACGAGAAAGTTCATCTTCTCATCACTCCACTCTAAG CGTAACGAGTACAAAGCATAGGCCAAGTATGGATTTAGGAAGTTACAATCAACACAGTCCGTTGAGTTCACCGGGTCAATCAACGGTGTCTAGTCCACGGCGTGCGTCTCGGGCTAGCTTGTCACATTCGCCACAAAAGCCATTGGCTCAAGGGTCATTGCCGTTCAATCCGTTTATATATGGGAACGACGTGGATTCTGTGGACGTTGCGACGCGGGTCGCGATGGTCCGTTTCTTCAACTCGCAAAACTTATTGGCCAATTTTACGGAACATACGCGTACGCTGCGATTGTATCCGAGGCCAGTTGTcgcttttcaaataaattcatttttgcacTCGAGGCCAGGACGCGCGAATCCCTTCCTCGAGGAATTCGCTCGGACTCAAGCTGTCGAATTTCTCGCCGAATGGTGTTTGACCCCGAGCAATGTCGCCTTTCTACGAGTCCAAACTGGCGTTTTCGACCCCGCACAAATCGGGGACAAATGTCGATGGTTCGCCAACACTCTCGAACCTATTTGCTTCTCCGTGTGGGACCCGAGCAGCTCCCTCGCTAATGCACTCAAATCCGCtgaagaaatggaaaatcaaccCACCGACGAAAGCGGATCTGACTCCGAGGGTGCTGATAGCACCAGCTCTTCCTATTCATCCTTGAGTGACTTTGTTTCGGAAATGGTCTCTTCCGATCTCTCACCCA GCTATAACTGTCCCCAAGCGACACTGCCGCAGCCAATGTCGTTGTCGGTCGATCCAAAGAACGTTTATCATCCACCAAACAGTTTGCAATATCCGGGGACTATCGAGGACCCATCGAATCGTCCGGAAAGTCCAGCGAGCACTTCATCCAGTCACAGTGACTTGAGTAGTCCCAGTTTCAACAGGGATTCCGAGCTCGAATTGAACCCTAAATTGCAGGAATCGTTGCCGGCCACCAAAGGCGATAAC GTTCCACTGATTGGTACAACGGGTCTTCAACGTCAGCCGAGCGTTGGTAACGTTCTCGCACGTACTTCGAGCTTTGGCTCAGCGGTTGGGCCACTCTTGCCGAGACAATCGAGTGCGGGAAGTGACAGTAGCGCGTCATCGCGAGCCGGAACTCCATCGAACGCCCAACGACAACGCAGTCCCTCCGGTGGTTCTCCTTTGCAGCATCAAAATAGCGGTGGTGCAACTGGAAATGGCGTACTCAGGCAAGGATCCCAAGGCTCATTGTTCGAACAAATTGCTAGTCAGGCGAAAGACCTCGTGCGAGAAACCACCAGGCAAAGTAGCCAGGATGGACTTCTCGCGCATATGGACAAG CTGAAACATCAagcgaaggaaaaaatcaatgaagctGGGGAAGACAGTCTTTTCGCACCGTTAGAACAG CTAAcacaacaaacaaaaaaagctGTCGATGGTGCTACAAAATCGGTTCAAGAGGCCTCCAAATCCGCTCTTGAAGCTAGCAAAACTGCTGCTGGCGTCAGCAAAAATACCTTCGACGATTTGACCTACGTGGGCAAAAGCACTTTCGGCGATTTAACGAAAAGCGCGAAAGAGGTCGCAGCGAAAAAAGGCTTACTCAAG GGACTGGGAAAATCGCAACAATCTCCGCCTCATACACCAGGTTCACCGGGGATGATGCCACGCAAGGATTCGAACAGTAACCAATTGGTTGCTTCCGATCCTCGGAGCGGACGCCGGGATATGGGTCGCGACTTTTTCAGTAATGTCAGCAGCGATCTAAACGGTATCGCTGCTCAAACGAGCAGCATGTTCAGCGATCTCTTTG gaaataaaaatagttctAATCGGAACGCTAGTCCGCACCCCCAGTcgcaaaaaacaaaagaaaagagcCAGCCTTTCGGACCTTTCCGTAGAG GCAAAACAGGGTTGATGGAGAAATCGTCGTTGATAAAACATTCGCCAAGCAAAAGCAATCAGGAGGAACTTCAACGGATGCAAAATGCTGAGAGATCCAACACCAACAGTGACAATCAAGCTTTTCTCACAGAT GTTGTCAATCAAGCTTTAGCGGGTGAAGGCATCGGGTGGTTCAAAATAAATCGTATGAAGGATCTCATGAAGGACGAAAGTTATAGGGATTTCGTTGTGACAAAATTAAACAAGGGTCTCAACAGGAAAATCAGTCCGGATGATCATATCGACGATGTG TGCATCACCCGACCAATGTACAAAGAAATGCTAAAGTGCCTTCAAGCGGTAGCCAATGGCTTGGCGAACTCATACAGAAGCGACGGATTAGGAGGAATGGCCTCGGTTTTTCAACTCATGGAGATCGCTCATACACATTATTGGAGCAAAAATTTGGCTGAGGGCACCTTTGAAAGTCCCTGTCTTTATCAG GAAAGTCCAACCGAGAGTAGAGACAATTCAAAATCGCCTCAGTCTCCAGGACATCCAGAATTTTCTGACAGCAGCCACAAATCTTCTTCGTATTCGCACG ATTCGCCGAAAATTCGGCTCGAGGCGCCACGCTCGCAACAACATTCGGGCCCTGACTCGGGACAATCGACTACCGAAATGTTCTTCGATATGTTCACGAAGAAGGGCAAACTTTTGAGCAAGCTCACCTCCTTCGATTCTGAC GGTCAAAAAAGTGCGGGGGCAGCGAGCAATGAAACTTTGTCTTCGGAAACGAGCAGCGCGATGGGCCAAGGAGTTTTTCGTCATGCTCATCAAGCTTCGATTCGCAGTGCAGTTTCCGATAGCGAAGTCGATCAGAGCAAT cTTTTACGCGAAAAACAACGAACTGGGAGTGTGTGGTCGAGTAAATCATCTTTGACCACTGGCTTTGGATATCATGGTCGTGGTTTGGTACCTTCGACTACGACACCCAGCCCGGACGCAGCAAGAACATATTTGTTCGaag GTCTTCTGGGTAAAGATCGTATCGGACTTTGGGACCAGATGCAATTTTGGGAAGACGCCTTTCTCGACGCTGTTTCTCAGGAACGTGACATGATTGGAATGGATCAAGGTCCTGGAGAGATGATGGAACG GTACAAGAGTTTGAGCGACAGCGAGAGGCGGCGCTTAGAACACGACGAGGACAGGTTACTATGTACACTTCTGCACAATCTTACCGCCATTTTGGTGATGCTGAACGTTGAAAAGAACGAGCTGAAGCGGAAAGTACGAAGGCTTCTCGGGAAAAGTCACATTGGGTTGATATACAGCCAAGAGTTGAACCAGCTGCTCGATCAGATTGACAATCTC CATGGCAACGACATCGACCTTAAACCCTTGACCTCGCGTCAAATGCATCGCCAATCCTTCACCGTACACTCCGGTACCGACGCCGATGGAGATTTACGATTTATGGAAGTACGTCACGATGGCCTCGTCCTCCGATCCGTGAACGGCGTTATCGTCGAGCGTTGGTGGTACGAACGCCTCGTCAACATGACCTGCAGCCCGAAGAATAAAGTTCTCTGCTTGTCTAGGCGAAATGGTGAACAACTcgaatttcacaattattatacaaaaaaa TGCAAGGATCTTTACTATTGTATAAGAGACGCGATAGAAAAGGCAGCAGCGCGAGGTCATGCGAACTTGGGTGTCGAGCTCGGTGACGAGTTTCCGGTCCAGGATATGCGAACAGGGGAAGGTGGACTTCTCCAGGTTTGCATTGAAGGTGTTGGTCTCCTGTTCGCCAATAGCAAG GATTTCGAG TTCTTTGTAAGACTAGATCATATCAGCAAGTGCTTTACTCAGAATGGTGGGATCTTCGTTTTGGAAGAATTCA ATCCAAAAACTAGACAAGTAATTCAACGTAAATATAAGTCACCAATG GCTCGCGAAATTTGGTACGCAGTGACTTGTGTATTCTCATATTTGTCGACTGGCATGAAACAACGCAAATTGGCGCAAAGCAAAGCGTTGCCACAGCCAGCAAGTACAGGCAGCGGGACTGCGGAAcaaaagcagcagcagcaacaacaacagcaacaacatcACCAACTTCAGCAGCAACAATCGAATCCTCAAGGCCATAGAACAATGCCTGTGGACCCTTTCCAGAGTCATCAACACTGA